The sequence AAGCTCTTGCCGGGGGCAGCTGTGCTGGTTCATGCTCCCCTCTCCATGCTGCTTGCCTCCTCCAGCATGATGCTGGGGACTCTGGGCCTTTGGGTACTCCTCCCCATAGCTGTGCAAGGTAAGTGTCTACAGGGTGGGGCAGGGCCTTTCCACTTGCCCATTGAGGGAAAGCGGGACTTGAAGCAGCAGCCATCCCTTTGGAAGAATCAGTGGGGTGGGTGAGTGAGGGCAAAAGGTACAGCCATGTGTCCCCATGGTGGGGTCAGGTTCCAGGCCTCTGCTGACCCTGTTTCCTCCTGTGGCTTTACCATGCTGGCCCTGGGATATGAAACATGTTCTGTCCCTCCTTTTGGCTGCTGCTTTTGCCCCTGCATTCACTCCCATCTTgaaccctcccctctccccaccctgggccACAGCACCCCCAAGCAGGCGGACCTGTGTGTTCTTTGAGGCCCCTGGAGTGCGGGGAAGCACAAAGACACTGGGGAAGCTGCTAGATGCAGGACCAGGGCCCCCCAGGGTTATCCGCTGCCTCTACAGCCGCTGCTGTTTTGGGATCTGGAACCTGACCCAACACCAGGCACAGGTGGAGATGCAAGGTGAATGGCAAAGTATATAGCAGGTGATAGCTATGGTGGGAGACAGGTacatcctggggtggggggttatagcagtgggagagaaggagaaatggaatgtgtggagggaaagaaaagcccATATGAGATGGAGGGGATGTCTTTGATAGAGGACGGGGTTACCCTCTCTGTTCCTAGACTCCATTATGCTCgctcgccccctctctctctctctctctttctccctttctcccctcttgTAATTCCACCCCATCAGGATGCCGAGACAGTGATGAGCCAGACTGTGAGGCCTCACACTGTGAGCTGAGCCCCCGAGCCCACCCTGGCCCCAGGTCCACTCTCTTCACCTGCTCCTGTGGCACTGACTTCTGCAATGCCAATTACAGCCAtctgcctcctccagggagccctgggACTCCTGGCTCCCAGGGTCCCCAAGCTGTCCCAGGTAGCCCCTCAGGGTGCTGCGgcctggtgggggctggggcccaggTTAGGATGAGAGGTAGAACCAGGGCCAGTTCTCACCCTACCCCCATCCTAAGTTTTCCTTCTCCTGGCCTTGAGAAGTTGGTTGCCCTGGTGACTGGGAGATAAGGGGCTTGTGACCAAGGTGGGGTGGATCCAGAAGCAAGTTCTCTGAGGAGGGTGAGAGGAACAGAGCAGATTTGGGACAGGGCTCATCTAGGCTGCATTCTTGCCTTAATGTCCAGGCGAGTCCATCTGGATGGTGCTGGTGCTGCTGGGgctattcctcctcctcctgctgctgctgggcaGCATCGTCTTGGGTACTAATCTACCCCATTCCTCCCTTGTGACCCCAAGTCACTGCCCCAAAGCTCTGACCCCTCTCCACGTTCCCCTGACCGCATGGTTCTGAGATCTCTACACCCTGAGCCCATTACCTCCCACAAAACCCCCTTCCCAGTCTCCATGACCGTGCACCCTGACACAAGGGCTTttttctgccccagccctgctacGGCGAAAGGCCTGCAGAGTCCAAGGTggcccagagccagagccagagccagagccaggctCAGGCAGGGACTGGAGTGCTGAGCTGCCCGAGCTGCCTGAGCTGCCCGAGCTGTGTTTCTCCCAGGTgcccggggaggggtgggggagggtcctCCAGTCACCCCCAGAAGGTGGTCTGGGGAGGAAGCCTGGCCCTGACGCTAGCTGAGACCCACCCCCGGCACCGTGTCCCCACCAGGTAATCTGGGAAGGAGGTCACACAGTGGTGTGGGCTGGGCAGCTGCAAGGCAAGCTGGTAGCCATCAAGGCCTTCTCCCTGAGGGCCGTGGCCCAGTTCCAAGCTGAGAGAGCACTATATGAACTGCCAAGCCTACAGCACGACCACATTGTCCGCTTTATCACCGCCAGCAGAGGGGGCCCTGGGCCCTTGCCCTGTGGGCCCCTGCTGGTACTGGAGCTGCACCCAAAGGTGAGGACCGAGGGACATCTctatgtgtttgcatgtgtgtgtatgtgggtgcaTGGCTGGATGGCAGCGGGGCCCTGCTCATGCTTATTCTTCTTCAGACTTCTTCTCcacattaaaaatggttttttggttttttcttggttttttattACACAAGCAATACTTGCTAATGTTTTTAACtcataaaatacaaagaagaggAGATTTCAAAACGATCATATTCCCATCCTTAAAGAAAACCATTGTTAAAGAAATATCTCAAGGCACGGCCCTCCAAACtcctttatatattcattcaacaaatatgtatgaaCTATATGTCACACCTCCTGTGCTAAGAAAGACATCTTAGTCCCTGCCTTtgtagactttattttattttattatgttttaagctgtttaaatgtgtatttatttatattgagagaaagagagagcatgagcaggggaggaacagagagagagggagtgagaatcccaagcagcctctggtACCATCAGGCCggaaccaatgtggggctcgaactcatgaaccatgagaccatggcctgagctgaaatcaagagtcaggggcttaactgactgagccacccaggtgcccttgcctTTGTAGATTTTAGAGAgtagtgggggagacagagtgggTCAGGTAAACACAAAACTGAGTTTTGTCAAGCGCGTTACGTGCTGAGAGAGGGGGTACTGTGAGAGAAGAATAAGAGATGTGACTCGAGGGGAGGGTCACGGAcgggaaagaggaagaggcaggcaAGGATCAGACCCGGCCTGGCCCTGTGGGCCTGCTAAGGACTTGGGACTTTATTAGCACCTGCAGTCCTCGATCTCTGACATCTTGAATTCTGGGAAGTCCCCTCTTTGTGCCTTAATGCCCAGCTCAAAAATCTCTGCTTTCTtggtattgtttgtttgtttgacttcCCTGGCACACTGATGGCACTTggtaatgtttgttgaatgagggATGCTGTGACTCCTTTGCCTCCCAAtttccacctgccccccacctgctGCTCTTCTGCCCAACAGCTGTCCCCATCGGCTGGCTATCCTATACAGGCCTGACACTTCAGGCCAGGAGGTTCACAAAAGGTACCAGTACCTAGTTTGCCTTGCctcttctgtttgtgtttttgtctCAAGTCCCCAGGCAGTAGAAGGTGGTTACTAGTGAGCGACCCTAGAGTGAGACCGCTTGGGTTCAAGCTCTGGTTGTCTCTCACCAGGTGACTTCCAGCAAGTTTACCTAGCTCTCTTTCAAGCTCCTCATTGGTGAAACGTGAATCACAGGAGCACACGCCTCCTAGGGTTGTGAGGATTACGGGAGGGCTGGCACATCGTAAGAGCTCAGACATTTGAAGTAGGGTTACTGTTTTTCCAGTCAATCTGACTGATGCACATTCTCACTCCTCCACCGCCTCTTGTCTCAGCCTGGATGGATCAGTGTGTCAGTctgctgggggaggcagggggatgtCTGTCAATTGATCTCTGCTCCCTGGGGTAGATCAGCCACCTCCAGCTTATCatgtgtcttcctcttctctctgcttctccctagGGCTCCCTGTGCCACTACTTGACCCAGCACACCAGTGACTGGGGAAGTTCCATGCGGATGGCGCTGTCCCTGGCGCGGGGCCTGGCATTTCTCCATGAGGAGCGCTGGCAGAATGGTGGGTGAGCTGGGAGTAGGAAGCCATGGGTATCAGGAGCCACACTGCTATGTTTCTGATTCTCCCTTAGCTAGAGATGGGAAGAACTAGGgtcaagagaaaggaagaagatccATACCCCTTCAACCTTGGCTTCTACCACAGGCCAATACAAACCAGGTATCGCCCACCGAGATCTGAGCAGCCAGAATGTGCTCATTCGGGAGGATGGGTCGTGTGCCATTGGAGACCTGGGCCTTGCCTTGGTGCTCCCTGGCCTCACCCAGCCTCCCACCTGGGCCCCAACTCAACCCCGAGGCCCAGCTGCCATCATGGAGGTGAGTACTCTGGATAAGGGTGAGGCCCAGAGATGATGGCAGTGTTCCTGATGAAGATGTGGCCTTTGCTGTGGCAGCAATGCGTCAGTACCTGTAGAGTTTGGGACATTGCTGAGTCTAGTTGGGGGGATGTCGTGCGTACCAGTGTTGCAGCGAGGCTTGCCAGTGAGATGATTCTTGGCCCTCCATGCCTTTCCCTCTAGGCTGGCACCCAGAGGTACATGGCACCAGAGCTCTTGGACAAGACTCTGGACCTACAAGACTGGGGCACGGCCCTCCGGCAAGCCGATGTTTACTCTCTGGCTCTGCTCCTATGGGAGATCTTGAGCCGCTGCCCAGATTTGTGGCCTGGTAAGGATGAGTGTGACagtgccccctctcccctcctctccatgtCTCACTTGCCCATTCTAGATCCACTTGCCTCCTGACGCAGGAagctctgcccttctccctctcgGCCTTTCCACAAGGAGACACCCTAGGGCTAGCTGATACCTAGCCCCCTGTGCCTTTCCCCAGACAGCAGACCACCACCCTTCCAACTGGCCTATGAGGCAGAACTGGGCAGCACCCCTACCACCTGTGAGCTGTGGACCTTGGCCGTGGAGGAGAGAAGGCGCCCCTACATCCCATCCACCTGGCACTGCTTCACCACAGTAAGAGGCCACCTGCTGGTGGGCTGGGGACCTGGAGGGTGTGGGTCTGGGCTTCAAGGACTTGACTACCAGGACCAGCCCATCTGCTCCTGTCTCCTCTCATCTGCCACCACTCCTGGCTCATGTTCAGCTGGAGCTGAGCAAACTTGCCCTGTACCTCAGCTCATCCTCTTCTACCATAAGTCTCACACAGCCATTCCTGAGACAGGCACCTTCCTCTTGCTCAGACTTGCTTggtctgtctctcttgtctccaCCATCCGTAAGCCCTGTGTCccagtcccctcctccaggaagcctacCTTGGCCTTGCTTCTGCCCTGAGCTCTGCTCCCAAAATGGCTCCACTCCTGGCACCCAGGAGCCCAACACTCCATCCAAAAATTCCTCGCCCAGTCCTACACATCTGGGTTTCTACCACGACCCAATAAAAGCCAGCCCTGGGTATAAAGGGTTAAAATAGTGGCCAAATGGTGAAATTACAGGGTCTGTATAAATAGTTTCCTAACAGGAAGCCCCTTTCCCTGCTACCTGGTCTGAAATTTCCACTGCACAAGTATCTGTTGGGTTAAGCAGTGTTTGCCTAAGACCCTGGTTGCCTGAAAGGAAGGAGAGTAATTTCCCATCAGTGTGTTAAGTCATTAACCTGAATTAGCTTCTCAGAGGAAAAGGTGGTCCCTCTGGAAGGCACCCAAAGAACCTGTCTCATAGGAAGCAAGATGCTGAGGGCTGGGTCTCATTtggggccgggggagggaggCTCCAGGGAGGGTCAGAAGAGGAGTGTTGAGAACAGGGTAGCGGTGGGCACCTTTCAACTCTGGGGCTGGTCAGGGGGCCACTCAGGATCCCGGGATTAAACTTGCCTCCCGGTCCTTCTTGCCAGGACCCTGGTGGCCTGAGAGAGCTGCTAGAGGACTGTTGGGATGCAGACCCAGAAGCACGGCTGACAGCTGAGTGTGTACAGCAGCGCCTGGCTGCCCTCGCCCGTCCTCAGGAGGCCCGCCCCTTCCCAGAGAGCTGCACCCACGACTGCCCACCTCTCTGCCCAGAAGACTGCCTCTCACCTCCTCCCCACTGCCATTCCCCCTTGTAGGCCTCCACTGAATGTCTGCTGCTTCGGCATTCAGCAAGGCCCTGGTGCCAGGAGTCCTCCTGTACCATCTCTCACCTGTAAATATGCAGTTTATGTATAACCTATGTACATGCAAACATAAATATGGTGATCAGATGCCTGTCTGCTCTGCCTCACCACTGCCTTTCCTACTTGTCGAATGCTTGGATCCTTCTGTGGCCATCTAGTACACTGCAGTCCTGACGAGTGACTAGGGGTGGGTGTGCACAGGAAGGAGACGAAGTCAGCATTATCTCCATGTCCTGGGGCCTTCCTTCATGTGATCCTGGGGCTCCTCCTGtctgttgtcttttctttctcttccccaagcCTTTATTTGGTGGGATCGCATGGCAGAGCACTGGGGAAAAAAGGGGTGGATGTGATGAAATCAAATCGCTGCTCTGAAGGTGCTCAGAGAGGCACAGCTCACTTTGTGGGGCCTGCACAGGGTCCTGGGGGTGTCCTCTCCTGAGGCTTGAGTGGGAAGACCTCACAGGGCACGGGAAGCTTGGGTTTTGAATGAGTGGTTTTCCAGGAGTGGTGAGGGCAGTAGGTGTTGTGTCATGTGGTGCAGTAAGAAACCACAAGGAACCTGGGGAGCAAAAGCGCAGGGTGtgttgtggagagagagaggggaggttATGTGGAGATTGTAGGCAAGGCCTTGTGAGCTCTGCTGAGAagttcttccttcatttcttgcgtgtgtgtgtgtgtgtgtgtgtgtgtgtgtgtgatttctagTGGCTTTTCTTTCCCACCCCAGACCCCATTCACACAGGGTGCCCTTCAGGGACATGTTACAATGGGTGCCGGGTTTATAGCACtagtccattttttttatttttttaatttttttttaatgtttattcatttcctgagagagagagagagagagagagagagagagagcaggggagggacagagagaaagggagacaacagaatccgaagcaggctccaggctccgagctgtcagcacagagcccaacacaggactcaaacccacaaaccacgagatcatgacctgatcttcttttttttttttttttttttttaactttatttcagtAAGCTCTATactcagtgtggggctggaactcacgacctcaagatcaagagttgcatgccccttcaactaagccagccaggagcctcccTAGTTTAGTTTCTAACTACCTGAGTgcacttgggcaagttattttctctttctaggcCTCAAGTTTCTCACTTGCCAAATCAGGGGGTTGGAGGCCTTCTGGTCTAACTCCAGTAGACGATTGGGACGGCTCTGACTTCACTACAACAGGATTGATTCCTGCTCAGTGACTGAGCCCTATgtctttgagcaagttacttaaccctaGAATCTGTTTTATCATGTGTAAGGTATGGATAAAAATGCCCACCCTGATTGCAGAGTTGATTCAGGGTAAAAAAGAAGAGGTGACAGGTCCTGTGCAGCACCTGACCTCAGTGGACACTCTATAAATGGGAACAGTTGTGACTGAACATTGAGATGATCTCTCGTCCCTTTCTAGCTTGGTTGTTCTAGAGTTCCAGGATTTAGCCTGTGCAGAGCCTGTCCACTCTCACGCCCTGAGACTTCACTTTCCTTCAGAACTCTAATTCTCTGCAAGACATCATCATGTGAACAGGCAGCCACCACCTGAAACCAaacacatcaaaatccaagatCCTGCTTCCCCCTCACCAGCTGGGCTGCCCTACCCTCTTCCCTAGCTCTCAAGAGCACCCcgtttctctctccatctctccctctctttttttagtaatctgtacacccaatgtggggctcaaacttacgatcctgagatgaagagtcacatactctttaaattttttttttaaatttttttattttagagagaacaaccaagggagaggagcagaaggggacagagagagaatcttaagcaggcttgactgacttggttttggctcaggttgtgatctcgagattcatggaatcaagccctctgtcaggctctgtgctgagagtacagagcctgctttggattatctccccctctctctacacttctcgttctctctctctccctctctctcaaaataaataaataaacttttaaaaatcttaaatgaaaactagaaccaaaaacaaacaaacaaaacaaacaaacaaacaaacaaacaaaagaaagcctaagaaactgtcacaacgaagaggagcctaaggagacatgacgactaaataaaatgtgatatccTGGGTAAGATTCCAGAATAGGAAAAGGACACCAGGTGAGAACTAAATAAATCTGGATAAAGTATGGAGTTTAGTTAGTAATCATGAATCTGTACTGGATCATTACATTAAGGTAACAAACATACCATAATAATATAAGGTGTTAATAATagggggctggggtgagggatATGAAAACTCTGATTGCCTTCTCAATcgttctgtaaatctaaaactgctcccCGCAAAAGAAAGCTTATTAAACAAAAGTATGACCATCTCCAAAACTCAGAGCGGccacaaatacaaagaacaatgGCAGGGTTGTTGTAAGCATGACAATGCACACTTGCGGTATTTTTGAGTAGGTGTGTTGTAATATGTTGTATTGAAGGGATCACTAACATAAAACCCAGAAAACTTAAGATGATAATCTTGGCTCTCCTAACTGTGAActcttagaaatgtttatttgtttaattttctcaGCAAGGGGAGTGCATTATTCTCTAAGTCATTTACAATCCTATGATTCCCTACTTCTGTGATAAAATATTAGAGTCCCACTTGTGAAGATTACTGCGCTAAACCCAGTGTTTACCTCGTACGATACTGCTGATTAGTGACCCCATGCTCACAGAGATGTGTATTATGTCATGGAGATGCAATTTTGGGGGAATAATTGTATTCCTCACACCCAGTtccccctattattaacatcttacattagtatggtatatttgttaccTTAATGATCCAATATAGCCTCGTGATTACGTGATTATTAACTAAACTCCATACTTTATAAGTACACTTTTTAGAGAGTTGAAAACATAAATCTCTGAACAGAGATGGGCTCATGGGAAGGAAGCTATGTGGCTGAAGACAGGGGCAGTGGTCGGTGAGAAGAAGATGGATTCGTCActatccaactttttttttttttttaacctcttggATTTTGAACTATTTGCATGTTCTATTAAAATTGTTTACTTAAAAAGTTcatgacagaaaaaaaggaaatatgccAAAGTATTAATAGTAgcaattctgggggcgcctgggtggctcagtcagttaagcgtctgacttcagctcaggtcaccatctcgcggtccgtgagttcgagccccgcgtcgggctctgggctgatggctcagagcctggagcctgtttccgattctgtgtctccctctctctctgcccctcccccattcatgctctgtctctctctgtctcaaaaataaataaacgttaaaaaaaattaaaaaaaaatagtagcgaTTCTGTTTGGGTAATGGGAcctcaaaaacaattttctttttctttctgcttttctgttttccaaattttctttaattctcatgAATTACTTATAGAATTTATTGAAAGCACGTAAACAAATTATCATCAGGAAACATTCCTTGAAAAGCTACATGTGACTTTACATTGTCTCCCTTTGGTACTTAGGAACACAACTTGTAGCATATTTTGTGCCTATTGTTATGTTGTTTgctgaaattatttcatatgtGAGCATCACATTCTCACCTAGACTGTAACTGAGAGCATAGAGGGTGTGGAGGAACATAGTTTATACTCCTTCCGGTTCCTTTATAGCACTCAGTTCAGGACTCTGCATACGGCCTGGGGGACTGGATAGAGTCCCGAATTCCTGACCTGAATTTGTTACTAACAAGGGTGAAGCCTGCACTAAACCATTTCTGCTTTCTGAGCttgtttttcctcatctgtgcaaGGAGGGTGTCGTTCACTTTTGATGTGCtaaatttcttttcaataaatgctttttgacCAACAGACCTAGTAGGAAAAAGATAAAGAGCCTATAGAGTAACACATATTGGGTTCTGGGATAAAGTTTTATGCCTTCGTCTACCTGCCATAGGCCTACCTGAAGTTCTTAGAAAGCAAGTGAAAGGTGTCTCATGCTGCTTGGCATTTCTATAGTGCCTACCTCGGGTCTAGGGAAATATCTACAAAATCTTCTATATCTTCAACCTCTTCTCTGAATGTCCTTTTCACTTTCTCCCACCCATGAAAATGAACCTTGCTTTTTCCCAGAGTGgtagcttttttccttttgcatacTCTGGAGGACGGtagatattttcctttctgtctgtggTTGCCTCCAGattatttctccatctttctcctccAAAAACCCAAGCATCTCTGAAATACATGCcatcaggggcagctgggtggctcagttggttaagcacccaacttcagctcaggtcatgatgtcactgctcatgagtttgagacccgtcccaggctctgtgctgtcagctcacagctcagagcccggagcctgcttcagattctgtctctgtctctctgaccctccgctgctcatgctctgtgtctctctctctaatataaaaaataaacattaaaaaattgatttaaaaaagtgaaatacatGCCATCAGACCACACCACTTGCTACTTCACCTGTTGTGATCATTTACAGACCTCCTGGTCACTCCTCTGTATTTGTTGAACATTTCAGCAACTGGCTCAAAGTCTCTTTTTATCACTACTTTTATCATCATTCTATATACATTCTATACATCACTACTTTTATCATCATTCTATATACATTCTATACATCACTAGCAGATAAATCTATTTAATCCTTTCTTCTTTGACCTTTTCCTTCCAAGGAGATTTTCCTCCACCAAGAACTGTTTCAAGCATTCCACTTTCTGGATACCACCTTCTACCTATTCAGCTCACTCTAGAGAGCCTCCACTGAGACATACAATCCATTGGCCTGCCACTTTGTCACTGTCCATCACGTCCttgtgtctttccttccttcttcagctTATTTTCCATCATCTATCATCATAATCACTACCATGCAAGCACACTTAACTGCCTTgccctcttttccctttccccttacTTGTATTTTCTAGGCAAACCCTAGTCCAAGTTAAATCCAGTTCTATTCCACAGCTGTACCTAAGCATTGGAGTTTTACGGCAGGAAACCACCACCTGTGCTGAATGGTCTCACTTTATATACTTGGCTCACAGACCTCAAGTGGGCCCTTCAAGCTGCCCAGCAACCCTATTACAGTTCCCTAGTCAATTCATTTGCCCACTTTCCGAGATGACTATTTCTAACCTTTTCCTCCTACCTCCCTGTCAACTGACAAGCTTGCTTTTTACTTCCgtgaagaaacaacaacaacaacaacaaaaaaaaaaaaaaaaaagaaagaaagaaaaggacagcaATCAGCAAAGAATGTTTACATCTTCCCACCATTCCATCTACCAATGCATTTGCATTTGGACCTGTAGACTCTGATTTCCCTCCTATTACACTAATAACAGCCAATACATATATAGGGCTTACTGTATGTCCAGTGGTGTTCTAAATCTTTCATGTGTATTAAGTCATCTAAACTTCTCTatatgcattgggctctgtgctgacagctcagaacctggagcctgctttggattctgtgtctccctctctctctgcccctcccagctctccagaaagagctctgtctctttctgtctctcaaaactgaataaatgtttaaaaaaaatttttttaaaactactaaaCCTCACTAGAAATTAAGTATTATTATGATCCTTTGTCTTATAGacgggaaaactgaggcctggaggtttcttttcttttcttttctttttttttttttttttttttttgagcagcaggcaaagtttattagaatataagattagaaaggaagaatagtaggaaacTCTCTTTACAGAGAAGGGACATTCGAAAGTGGAtgcccaatttttatttatttatttattttcagagagaaagagtggggaaggggcagagaggagggagagagagagaattccaagcaggctccacactgtcaatgcagagcctgacacgggacttgatctcatgaaacttgagatcatgacctgagttacaTTCAGAATTGGacgggtgtgggggggagggcacctgggtgactcagttggttaagtgtccgactcttgatttcggctcagatcatgatcttacagttcccgGGCCTGAGCCCCTGTCTcttcgctgacagtgtggagcctgcttgggattctgtctccctctctctgcccctccctccctccctccctctctctgaaaataaataaataaactttaatttaaaaaaaaaaaaaggagttggacgcttaaccaactgaaccacccagatgctcctggaAGTTTCTTTTTAAGTGCCTTGTCCAGAGTCACAAAGTAagtagtctggctccagaactcATTTTCTcaaccactgaactgtaccctGTGAACTGACCTATCTAAGGTCAGTCCCTCCATCCATGGACTGAAACCTTACTCTTTCTGGTCACTTTGTTCTTTCAATGATCTCTTCTTTCTCTAGCAATGTCATTTTTCCTCACTACTGGATTATTCCCATCAGTTTACAAACATGCTTTAAGctctcccatcttaaaaaaaacccgTCCTAgaggctcccgggtggctcagtcagttgagcatccaactttggctcttgtcatgatctcacagtttgtcggttcaagccccacatcagggttactgctgtcagcctgtcagcgtggatcctgcctcagatcctctgaccccctctctctgcccctctcccatttgtgcttccccctcccccccccaaaaaaaagcccTTCCTGGACTTCCCACCCTCTTCTGATTACTGCTCCActtctctgcttccttatttACCAACACTCCTTGGAAGAATTGCTTTTATTTGCTGTCCTACttcctcatttctcattttgtccTCAATTTGTTTCAGGCAAAATTTCATCTCTACCATGTCATTAAAACTACTCTTAAAAAGTTCAttatccttggggcgcctgggtggctcagttggttgaacgtctgactcttgatttcggttcaggtcatgatctcacggtcatgggatcaaaccctgtgttgggctctgcactgagcgtggagcctccttgggcttctctctctctctctctctctctctctctctctctctctcgctaataaaataaaataaaataaaataacataaaataaagtgttaaaaaaaagttcaccATCCTTTCAAATCCAATGGCCAATTCTCAGATGGTGCCCTACATAATTTATCAGCAACATTTGACACATTTGATAGCTTCCTCCTTAAGTGCTTCATTCATACTCTCTTCTGATTTTTCCCTTCCTCATTCACCACTCATTCTGTAT is a genomic window of Acinonyx jubatus isolate Ajub_Pintada_27869175 chromosome B4, VMU_Ajub_asm_v1.0, whole genome shotgun sequence containing:
- the AMHR2 gene encoding anti-Muellerian hormone type-2 receptor isoform X2; the protein is MVGSGSRPLLTLFPPVALPCWPWDMKHVLSLLLAAAFAPAFTPILNPPLSPPWATAPPSRRTCVFFEAPGVRGSTKTLGKLLDAGPGPPRVIRCLYSRCCFGIWNLTQHQAQVEMQGCRDSDEPDCEASHCELSPRAHPGPRSTLFTCSCGTDFCNANYSHLPPPGSPGTPGSQGPQAVPALLRRKACRVQGGPEPEPEPEPGSGRDWSAELPELPELPELCFSQVIWEGGHTVVWAGQLQGKLVAIKAFSLRAVAQFQAERALYELPSLQHDHIVRFITASRGGPGPLPCGPLLVLELHPKGSLCHYLTQHTSDWGSSMRMALSLARGLAFLHEERWQNGQYKPGIAHRDLSSQNVLIREDGSCAIGDLGLALVLPGLTQPPTWAPTQPRGPAAIMEAGTQRYMAPELLDKTLDLQDWGTALRQADVYSLALLLWEILSRCPDLWPDSRPPPFQLAYEAELGSTPTTCELWTLAVEERRRPYIPSTWHCFTTDPGGLRELLEDCWDADPEARLTAECVQQRLAALARPQEARPFPESCTHDCPPLCPEDCLSPPPHCHSPL